A single region of the Nomia melanderi isolate GNS246 chromosome 12, iyNomMela1, whole genome shotgun sequence genome encodes:
- the UK114 gene encoding reactive intermediate imine deaminase A homolog UK114, producing MASQKIIRKIISSSLSPKPVGPYNQAVLINRTVYLSGVLGVDTETQKLVDGGTIAEARQALINMGHILKEAGSSYDKVVKTTIFLNDINDFAGVNEVYKEFFTDNYPARSTYQVGKLPMGAQVEIEAIAVSGEVETI from the exons ATGGCATCGCaaaaaattatacgaaaaataatatcttcttCGTTGAGTCCGAAACCTGTTGGTCCGTACAA tCAAGCGGTGCTTATAAACCGTACTGTATATTTATCTGGAGTTCTCGGTGTTGATACTGAAACACAAAAACTCGTTGATGGAGGCACCATTGCTGAAGCTCGTCAAGCTCTTATAAATATGGGACATATTTTGAAAGAAGCTGGATCAAGCTATGATAAAG ttGTTAAAACAACAATCTTCTTAAACGATATAAACGATTTTGCTGGAGTAAATGAAGTTTACAAAGAAT ttttcacaGATAACTATCCAGCCCGATCTACGTATCAAGTTGGAAAATTACCTAtg gGAGCTCAAGTTGAAATTGAAGCTATCGCTGTTAGTGGGGAAGTagaaacaatttaa
- the RpL12 gene encoding ribosomal protein L12, whose amino-acid sequence MPPKFDPNEIKKVYLRCVGGEVGATSSLAPKIGPLGLSPKKVGDDIAKATSDWKGLKITVQLTIQNRQATISVVPSAASLIIKALKEPPRDRKRQKNIKHSGNLGFDDIVTIARTMRPRSMSKYLSGTVKEILGTCQSVGCTVEGRPPRDLIDDINAGELQVPDE is encoded by the exons ATGCCTCCTAAATTTGATCCTAATGAAATTAAGAAag TTTACTTGCGATGCGTGGGTGGTGAAGTAGGTGCAACCTCTTCTCTTGCCCCAAAAATTGGTCCTCTTGGTCTA TCGCCAAAGAAAGTTGGTGATGATATTGCTAAAGCTACTAGTGACTGGAAAGGTTTGAAGATCACAGTACAATTGACAATTCAGAATAGGCAAGCTACTATTTCAGTAGTACCATCTGCAGCTTCCTTAATAATTAAAGCCTTGAAGGAACCTCCAAGAGATCGTAAAAGGCAGAAGAATATTAAACACAGTGGAAATTTAGGATTTGATGATATTGTTACCATTGCTAGGACAATGAGACCAAGATCTATGTCAAAATACCTTAGCGGTACTGTCAAGGAAATTCTTGGAACATGCCAATCAGTTGGTTGTACGGTGGAAGGCAGACCACCGCGTGACCTCATAGACGATATTAATGCTGGAGAATTACAAGTTCCTGACGAGTGA
- the Der-1 gene encoding derlin 1 yields the protein MSDVRDWFNSLPFFTRHWLLCTAFFTLIGRFGLIGPRSLILTYNDFVNNFEIWRAVTSVFFYPLNPRTGFHFLINCYFLYNYSLKLERGEYAGRPGDYCFLLLFNWILCVIIGLICEISILMDPMVLSVLYVWCQLNKDVIVNFWFGTQFKAMYLPWVLFAFNLIISGGGMMELFGILVGHLYVFLKFKYPQELGGPELLNTPKILESYFPPQRGGIRWFGVPPAQRAQSNRDMFGHNWGRGHVLGQ from the exons ATGTCGGATGTAAGAGATTGGTTTAATTCTTTACCATTTTTCACAAGACATTGGCTGTTATGTACAGCTTTCTTCACATTAATCGGTAGATTTGGACTCATTGGGCCACGATCGTTGATACTCACGTATaatgattttgtaaataatttcgaaatatgGAGAGCAGTGACCAGCGTTTTTTTCTATCCCCTCAATCCACGAACAGGATtccatttcttaattaattgttactttttgtataattattcattgaagTTAGAACGCGGAGAATATGCTGGAAGACCTGGAGATTATTGTTTCTTACTTTTATTCAATTGGATATTGTGCGTTATCATAGGACTTATTTGTGAAATCTCTATCCTTATGGATCCTATGGTACTCAGTGTATTATATGTCTGGTGTCAGTTAAATAAAGATGTTATTGTTAATTTCTGGTTCG GTACACAATTTAAAGCAATGTATTTGCCATGGGTACTGTTCGCATTTAATCTCATTATTTCTGGAGGTGGCATGATGGAACTTTTTGGTATTCTAGTTGGACacctttatgtatttttaaagtTCAAGTATCCTCAAGAACTTGGCGGTCCAGAATTATTGAATACTCCAAAAATATTGGAATCCTATTTCCCACCCCAAAGAGGTGGAATTAGATGGTTTGGAGTACCTCCGGCTCAAAGAGCACAATCTAACAGAGACATGTTTGGTCATAATTGGGGAAGAGGTCATGTTTTAGGACAATAA
- the l(1)G0320 gene encoding signal sequence receptor subunit 1 l(1)G0320 isoform X2, with product MKNFSIFLLLLISPIILTVNRVHAQEDENIDDIVDVEGEDNSVITDEEPEEETTTASSDADTTILFTKPVYNGLSILELPAGNLVELLIGFTNKGESDFVLESLDASFRYAMDFNFYIQNFSTVTYNKIVKPKQEATLAYSFIPSENLAGRPFGFNINLNYRDANGINFSEAVYNETVQIIELDDGLDGETVFLYVFLAACVILTLVGGQQLLSSFGRKSRSSTSRKIPMEMGTSNPNNVDYDWIPKETLNRLNKSPRTPKQSPRQRRAKRTGGSDD from the exons atgaaaaactttagCATTTTTTTGTTACTATTAATTTCACCTATTATTCTCACTGTGAACAGAG TTCATGCTCAAGAAGATGAAAATATAGACGATATAGTAGATGTTGAAGGTGAAGATAATTCTGTAATAACAGATGAAGAACCAGAAGAAGAAACAACTACTGCATCGTCAGATGCTGATACTACTATATTGTTTACTAAACCTGTTTATAATGGATTATCGATATTag AACTACCAGCTGGAAATTTGGTAGAGTTGCTTATTGGTTTTACCAATAAAGGTGAATCTGATTTTGTTCTTGAATCATTGGATGCCTCTTTCCGTTATGCAATGGATTTTAATTTCTACATTCAGAACTTTTCAACTGTtacatacaataaaattgtGAAACCGAAGCAAGAGGCGACTTTAGCATATTCATTCATTCCATCAGAGAACCTTGCTGGAAGACCCTTtggtttcaatattaatttgaacTATAGAGATGCT aatGGCATCAATTTCAGTGAAGCTGTTTACAATGAAACAGTACAAATTATAGAATTAGATGATGGTCTTGATGGGGAAACAGTTTTCTTGTACGTATTTCTTGCTGCATGTGTAATACTTACACTTGTTGGAGGACAACAACTTCTTTCATCTTTTGGTCGTAAATCTCGATCTTCTACCTCTCGTAAAATACCTATGGAAATGGGTACATCTAATCCTAACAATGTAGATTATGACTGGATACCTAAAGAAACTTTGAACCGACTTA ACAAATCTCCAAGAACTCCGAAACAGAGCCCCAGGCAGCGAAGAGCAAAACGAACAGGTGGTTCTGATgactga
- the l(1)G0320 gene encoding signal sequence receptor subunit 1 l(1)G0320 isoform X1, giving the protein MTKLSLYHYSVPTLTFHVVELTTTPLTFHVASSNVHAQEDENIDDIVDVEGEDNSVITDEEPEEETTTASSDADTTILFTKPVYNGLSILELPAGNLVELLIGFTNKGESDFVLESLDASFRYAMDFNFYIQNFSTVTYNKIVKPKQEATLAYSFIPSENLAGRPFGFNINLNYRDANGINFSEAVYNETVQIIELDDGLDGETVFLYVFLAACVILTLVGGQQLLSSFGRKSRSSTSRKIPMEMGTSNPNNVDYDWIPKETLNRLNKSPRTPKQSPRQRRAKRTGGSDD; this is encoded by the exons ATGACAAAATTATCCTTATATCACTATTCGGTGCCAACGTTGACGTTCCACGTTGTAGAATTGACGACTACGCCGCTGACCTTCCACGTCGCAAGCAGCAATG TTCATGCTCAAGAAGATGAAAATATAGACGATATAGTAGATGTTGAAGGTGAAGATAATTCTGTAATAACAGATGAAGAACCAGAAGAAGAAACAACTACTGCATCGTCAGATGCTGATACTACTATATTGTTTACTAAACCTGTTTATAATGGATTATCGATATTag AACTACCAGCTGGAAATTTGGTAGAGTTGCTTATTGGTTTTACCAATAAAGGTGAATCTGATTTTGTTCTTGAATCATTGGATGCCTCTTTCCGTTATGCAATGGATTTTAATTTCTACATTCAGAACTTTTCAACTGTtacatacaataaaattgtGAAACCGAAGCAAGAGGCGACTTTAGCATATTCATTCATTCCATCAGAGAACCTTGCTGGAAGACCCTTtggtttcaatattaatttgaacTATAGAGATGCT aatGGCATCAATTTCAGTGAAGCTGTTTACAATGAAACAGTACAAATTATAGAATTAGATGATGGTCTTGATGGGGAAACAGTTTTCTTGTACGTATTTCTTGCTGCATGTGTAATACTTACACTTGTTGGAGGACAACAACTTCTTTCATCTTTTGGTCGTAAATCTCGATCTTCTACCTCTCGTAAAATACCTATGGAAATGGGTACATCTAATCCTAACAATGTAGATTATGACTGGATACCTAAAGAAACTTTGAACCGACTTA ACAAATCTCCAAGAACTCCGAAACAGAGCCCCAGGCAGCGAAGAGCAAAACGAACAGGTGGTTCTGATgactga
- the PICK1 gene encoding protein interacting with PRKCA 1 isoform X2, whose product MDYEDDFFFEEDKILKDQAVLSANIETSKVLDEKFQENCLVSLTTVPLANVQSNQCTMMEDRMGMTITSGNVVIQKDSSNLIGISIGGGAPQCRCLYIVQIFDDTPAAIDGTLQSGDELVAVNGVSVRGKTKVEVAKMIQSCDSQVSINYNKLHADPKQGRTLDIALKKVKHRLVEGMGSATADALGLSHAILCNDALVQRLMALQRTEYLYRGLVSHAQSTLYAFFDLTQIYKVFGDAFAAIGVREPQPRASEAFRQFGEQHRQMEKFGVTMLKSLKPILNDLGTYLHKAIPDTRLTISKYADAKFEYLSYCLKVKELDDEEQSCAALQEPLYRMETGNYEYRLVLRCRQEARAKFAKLRSDVLVKLELLDNKHVQDVVWQLQKFAAGLGKYYSNMRDLLSAVTLFPVEVDLSHSAFQYKSTGPQMITDGEDIDEFESDEKSNNEELLIDTQNFTDTLITSESDNM is encoded by the exons ATGGATTACGAAGATGATTTCTTCTTTGAAGAGGATAAAAT TTTGAAGGATCAAGCAGTTTTATCTGCAAATATAGAAACTTCGAAAGTATTGGATGAAAAGTTTCAGGAGAATTGTCTTGTTTCGTTGACCACCGTGCCATTGGCTAATGTGCAATCAAATCAGTGTACAATGATGGAAGATCGCAT ggGTATGACAATTACTTCTGGCAATGTTGTAATTCAGAAGGACAGCAGTAATCTCATAGGCATTAGCATTGGAGGTGGAGCACCTCAGTGTCGTTGCTTGTACATTGTGCAAATATTTGATGATACACCTGCAGCAATAGATGGTACTCTACAATCAGGAGATGAACTTGTGGCGGTAAATGGGGTTTCAGTTAGAGGAAAAACAAAAGTAGAAGTTGCAAAAATGATACAATCATGTGACTCTCAAGTCAGcattaattataacaaattaCATGCTGATCCTAAACAAGGTCGAACACTTGATATAGCTCTAAAAAAG gTAAAACATAGATTGGTTGAAGGAATGGGAAGTGCAACGGCTGATGCACTTGGATTATCACATGCTATTCTTTGTAATGATGCGCTTGTACAAAGATTAATGGCACTCCAGCGTACAGAATATCTATACAGAGGTCTAGTTTCTCATGCTCAATCTACATTGTATGCATTCTTCGACTTAACACAAATATACAAAG TATTTGGAGACGCATTTGCTGCAATAGGAGTGAGAGAACCGCAACCACGAGCTAGTGAAGCTTTCAGGCAATTTGGTGAACAGCATAGACAAATGGAAAAGTTTGGAGTAACAATGTTAAAGTCGTTAAAACCTATATTAAATGATCTAGGCACTTACCTTCATAAAGCTATTCCAGATACTCGGTTAACTATCAGTAAATATGCTGATGCAAAGTTTGAatatctttcgtattgtttgaaAGTGAAAGAATTAGATGATGAAGAACAAAGTTGCGCAGCGTTACAAGAACCTCTGTATCGAATGGAAACAGGCAATTACGAATATCGATTAGTGTTAAGATGTCGGCAAGAAGCTCGAGCAAAGTTTGCAAAACTTAGATCGGACGTACTTGTAAAACTTGAATTATTAGATAATAAACACGTTCAAGATGTTGTAtggcaattacaaaaatttgcGGCTGGTttaggaaaatattattccaatatGAGAGATCTGTTATCCGCAGTAACGCTATTTCCTGTAGAAGTCGACTTATCACACTCCGCGTTTCAGTATAAATCTACTGGACCTCAAATGATAACTGATGGTGAAGACATAGATGAATTTGAATCCGacgaaaaatcaaataacgaagaGCTTCTTATAGATACACAAAACTTTACTGATACACTTATTACATCAGAATCAGATAATATGTAG
- the PICK1 gene encoding protein interacting with PRKCA 1 isoform X1 encodes MDYEDDFFFEEDKILKDQAVLSANIETSKVLDEKFQENCLVSLTTVPLANVQSNQCTMMEDRIPDVELVSQDQSLYQLHNCAMGMTITSGNVVIQKDSSNLIGISIGGGAPQCRCLYIVQIFDDTPAAIDGTLQSGDELVAVNGVSVRGKTKVEVAKMIQSCDSQVSINYNKLHADPKQGRTLDIALKKVKHRLVEGMGSATADALGLSHAILCNDALVQRLMALQRTEYLYRGLVSHAQSTLYAFFDLTQIYKVFGDAFAAIGVREPQPRASEAFRQFGEQHRQMEKFGVTMLKSLKPILNDLGTYLHKAIPDTRLTISKYADAKFEYLSYCLKVKELDDEEQSCAALQEPLYRMETGNYEYRLVLRCRQEARAKFAKLRSDVLVKLELLDNKHVQDVVWQLQKFAAGLGKYYSNMRDLLSAVTLFPVEVDLSHSAFQYKSTGPQMITDGEDIDEFESDEKSNNEELLIDTQNFTDTLITSESDNM; translated from the exons ATGGATTACGAAGATGATTTCTTCTTTGAAGAGGATAAAAT TTTGAAGGATCAAGCAGTTTTATCTGCAAATATAGAAACTTCGAAAGTATTGGATGAAAAGTTTCAGGAGAATTGTCTTGTTTCGTTGACCACCGTGCCATTGGCTAATGTGCAATCAAATCAGTGTACAATGATGGAAGATCGCAT ACCAGATGTAGAACTGGTCTCTCAAGATCAATCTCTTTATCAGCTACACAACTGTGCAAT ggGTATGACAATTACTTCTGGCAATGTTGTAATTCAGAAGGACAGCAGTAATCTCATAGGCATTAGCATTGGAGGTGGAGCACCTCAGTGTCGTTGCTTGTACATTGTGCAAATATTTGATGATACACCTGCAGCAATAGATGGTACTCTACAATCAGGAGATGAACTTGTGGCGGTAAATGGGGTTTCAGTTAGAGGAAAAACAAAAGTAGAAGTTGCAAAAATGATACAATCATGTGACTCTCAAGTCAGcattaattataacaaattaCATGCTGATCCTAAACAAGGTCGAACACTTGATATAGCTCTAAAAAAG gTAAAACATAGATTGGTTGAAGGAATGGGAAGTGCAACGGCTGATGCACTTGGATTATCACATGCTATTCTTTGTAATGATGCGCTTGTACAAAGATTAATGGCACTCCAGCGTACAGAATATCTATACAGAGGTCTAGTTTCTCATGCTCAATCTACATTGTATGCATTCTTCGACTTAACACAAATATACAAAG TATTTGGAGACGCATTTGCTGCAATAGGAGTGAGAGAACCGCAACCACGAGCTAGTGAAGCTTTCAGGCAATTTGGTGAACAGCATAGACAAATGGAAAAGTTTGGAGTAACAATGTTAAAGTCGTTAAAACCTATATTAAATGATCTAGGCACTTACCTTCATAAAGCTATTCCAGATACTCGGTTAACTATCAGTAAATATGCTGATGCAAAGTTTGAatatctttcgtattgtttgaaAGTGAAAGAATTAGATGATGAAGAACAAAGTTGCGCAGCGTTACAAGAACCTCTGTATCGAATGGAAACAGGCAATTACGAATATCGATTAGTGTTAAGATGTCGGCAAGAAGCTCGAGCAAAGTTTGCAAAACTTAGATCGGACGTACTTGTAAAACTTGAATTATTAGATAATAAACACGTTCAAGATGTTGTAtggcaattacaaaaatttgcGGCTGGTttaggaaaatattattccaatatGAGAGATCTGTTATCCGCAGTAACGCTATTTCCTGTAGAAGTCGACTTATCACACTCCGCGTTTCAGTATAAATCTACTGGACCTCAAATGATAACTGATGGTGAAGACATAGATGAATTTGAATCCGacgaaaaatcaaataacgaagaGCTTCTTATAGATACACAAAACTTTACTGATACACTTATTACATCAGAATCAGATAATATGTAG
- the PICK1 gene encoding protein interacting with PRKCA 1 isoform X3, with product MDYEDDFFFEEDKMGMTITSGNVVIQKDSSNLIGISIGGGAPQCRCLYIVQIFDDTPAAIDGTLQSGDELVAVNGVSVRGKTKVEVAKMIQSCDSQVSINYNKLHADPKQGRTLDIALKKVKHRLVEGMGSATADALGLSHAILCNDALVQRLMALQRTEYLYRGLVSHAQSTLYAFFDLTQIYKVFGDAFAAIGVREPQPRASEAFRQFGEQHRQMEKFGVTMLKSLKPILNDLGTYLHKAIPDTRLTISKYADAKFEYLSYCLKVKELDDEEQSCAALQEPLYRMETGNYEYRLVLRCRQEARAKFAKLRSDVLVKLELLDNKHVQDVVWQLQKFAAGLGKYYSNMRDLLSAVTLFPVEVDLSHSAFQYKSTGPQMITDGEDIDEFESDEKSNNEELLIDTQNFTDTLITSESDNM from the exons ATGGATTACGAAGATGATTTCTTCTTTGAAGAGGATAAAAT ggGTATGACAATTACTTCTGGCAATGTTGTAATTCAGAAGGACAGCAGTAATCTCATAGGCATTAGCATTGGAGGTGGAGCACCTCAGTGTCGTTGCTTGTACATTGTGCAAATATTTGATGATACACCTGCAGCAATAGATGGTACTCTACAATCAGGAGATGAACTTGTGGCGGTAAATGGGGTTTCAGTTAGAGGAAAAACAAAAGTAGAAGTTGCAAAAATGATACAATCATGTGACTCTCAAGTCAGcattaattataacaaattaCATGCTGATCCTAAACAAGGTCGAACACTTGATATAGCTCTAAAAAAG gTAAAACATAGATTGGTTGAAGGAATGGGAAGTGCAACGGCTGATGCACTTGGATTATCACATGCTATTCTTTGTAATGATGCGCTTGTACAAAGATTAATGGCACTCCAGCGTACAGAATATCTATACAGAGGTCTAGTTTCTCATGCTCAATCTACATTGTATGCATTCTTCGACTTAACACAAATATACAAAG TATTTGGAGACGCATTTGCTGCAATAGGAGTGAGAGAACCGCAACCACGAGCTAGTGAAGCTTTCAGGCAATTTGGTGAACAGCATAGACAAATGGAAAAGTTTGGAGTAACAATGTTAAAGTCGTTAAAACCTATATTAAATGATCTAGGCACTTACCTTCATAAAGCTATTCCAGATACTCGGTTAACTATCAGTAAATATGCTGATGCAAAGTTTGAatatctttcgtattgtttgaaAGTGAAAGAATTAGATGATGAAGAACAAAGTTGCGCAGCGTTACAAGAACCTCTGTATCGAATGGAAACAGGCAATTACGAATATCGATTAGTGTTAAGATGTCGGCAAGAAGCTCGAGCAAAGTTTGCAAAACTTAGATCGGACGTACTTGTAAAACTTGAATTATTAGATAATAAACACGTTCAAGATGTTGTAtggcaattacaaaaatttgcGGCTGGTttaggaaaatattattccaatatGAGAGATCTGTTATCCGCAGTAACGCTATTTCCTGTAGAAGTCGACTTATCACACTCCGCGTTTCAGTATAAATCTACTGGACCTCAAATGATAACTGATGGTGAAGACATAGATGAATTTGAATCCGacgaaaaatcaaataacgaagaGCTTCTTATAGATACACAAAACTTTACTGATACACTTATTACATCAGAATCAGATAATATGTAG
- the GAA1 gene encoding glycosylphosphatidylinositol anchor attachment 1, whose amino-acid sequence MALLTDPGAGSGKIIKFLLRWERPLCFLFYISGIIWLLLLALPTFNDNTYFSENALLPGLVTKESNLEQTSKHYYRELIHEMKRYPDTMPYAWLAAKLNQLQLDVYVHNFSLINPFQEQKFTGQNIYGIIRAPRAASTEAIIVSVPFRPVNSIYLDTAPSIALLLAFAKFCRKQKYWAKDIIFLITEHEQLGIQAWLDAYHGVTSGNEGVLIPGDLAGRAGSIQAAINLELHSMKISSIDVKVEGLNGRLPNLDLFNLAQNMIAKGGIRHSFQKRFDVKYKNKFKNWCYHFNTLLAMIGTQATGIPTGNHGLFHRFGIEAITLEGFEKPEQQNSDENFYQVGRIVESIIRSLNNLLERFHQSYFFYLLPSTDTYISIGLYIRSLVLIIAGVFIKAFSIWQRLQVSPPIENKKSATTTITKHLKKDGFDIGIITSEILWAHIFGVIIASSPGVLTYIGRKTWNLRTEDSIYFGFTAITMLTLMWPLYPKRQMKYKNAALICVIASVELATVLMCVAMHNFSLALIVAVVYVPVILPVTPKQKSNSKCRSLLSFFWVLLHPFVISSLLIICYTYINFATDPFLSILFRGYRATKQAYVFSIMDSMIYGNWFYNVTVSTMLPIWLLFWNILCSNSIMHA is encoded by the exons ATGGCTTTGTTGACAGATCCAGGggcagggtcaggaaaaataataaaatttttattaagatgGGAACGTCcgctctgttttcttttttatatcagtGGAATTATTTGGTTGTTACTTCTTGCCTTACCAACATTTAATGACa ATACTTATTTCTCAGAGAATGCATTGTTACCAGGATTAGTTACTAAAGAAAGTAATTTGGAACAAACATCAAAACATTATTATCGCGAATTGATTCATGAAATGAAACGTTATCCTGATACAATGCCATATGCTTGGCTGGCAGCTAAATTAAATCAGCTTCAGTTGGATGTCTACGTACACaatttctcattaataaatCCATTTCAAGaacaaaaa TTTACAGGACAAAATATATATGGAATTATAAGAGCTCCAAGAGCAGCAAGTACAGAAGCAATTATAGTTAGTGTACCTTTTAGACCAGTAAATAGCATTTATTTAGACACTGCTCCCTCTATTGCTCTCCTTCTTGCATTTGCCAAATTTTGTAGAA AACAGAAGTATTGGGCAaaggatattatatttttaataacagaaCATGAACAATTAGGCATACAAGCTTGGTTAGATGCATATCATGGAGTAACAAGTGGTAATGAAGGTGTACTTATACCAGGAGACCTTGCTGGTCGTGCTGGTTCCATACAAGCTGCTATTAATTTAGAATTACattctatgaaaatttcatccatTGATGTTAag GTAGAAGGATTGAATGGACGCCTACCCAATTTGGATCTTTTTAATCTAGCACAGAATATGATTGCTAAAGGAGGAATCAGACATTCGTTTCAAAAACGTTTTGATGTtaaatacaaaaacaaatttaaaaactgGTGTTATCATTTTAATACCCTTCTCGCAATGATAGGTACGCAAGCTACTGGGATTCCAACTGGTAATCATGGACTATTCCACAG GTTTGGAATTGAAGCAATTACTTTGGAAGGTTTCGAGAAACCAGAACAACAGAACtccgatgaaaatttttatcaagTTGGTCGTATAGTAGAAAGTATAATTCGGTCgctaaataatttattagaacgTTTTCATCAGTCTTACTTTTTCTATTTACTTCCATCCACTGATACATATATTTCTATTG gtCTGTATATACGATCCTTAGTTTTAATTATTGCTGGAGTGTTTATAAAAGCATTTTCCATATGGCAAAGGCTTCAAGTGTCCCCTCCTATAGAGAATAAGAAGAgtgctactactactattaccaAACATTTAAAG aaagatGGATTTGATATTGGAATTATAACTTCCGAAATATTATGGGCGCATATTTTTGGAGTAATAATTGCTTCATCACCAGGCGTATTAACATATATTGGTAGAAAGACATGGAATCTTCGTACAGAAGATTCTATATATTTTGGTTTTACAGCAATAACTATGTTAACTTTAATGTGGCCACTTTATCCTAAAAG gcaaatgaaatataaaaatgcagCTTTAATTTGTGTAATTGCATCAGTAGAATTAGCTACTGTATTAATGTGCGTAGCTatgcacaatttttctttaGCCCTTATTGTGGCTGTAGTTTATGTACCTGTGATTTTACCAGTTACACcaaagcaaaaatccaatagcAA ATGTCGcagtttactttcatttttttggGTACTTCTACATCCATTTGTGATCTCGAGTCTTCTCATAATATGCTATACATACATAAACTTCGCTACAGAtccatttctttcaattttgtttcgtgGGTACCGTGCCACGAAGCAAGCATATGTATTCAGTATTATGGACTCAATGATATATGGAAACTGGTTTTACAATGTAACAGTTTCTACGATGCTTCCCATTTGGCTTTTGTTCTGGAATATCTTGTGTTCAAATAGTATAATGCATGcataa